One Phocaeicola dorei genomic region harbors:
- a CDS encoding VOC family protein — protein sequence MKVKGRFDHFNINVTDLDKSIKFYETALGLHESHRKEASDGSFVLVYMADDHSNFLLELTWLRDHSQPYELGENESHLCLRVEGDYDEVRKFHKEMGCVCFENTAMGLYFINDPDDYWIEILPVK from the coding sequence ATGAAAGTAAAAGGAAGATTTGATCATTTTAATATCAATGTAACTGATCTGGATAAGAGTATCAAGTTTTATGAAACAGCATTAGGATTGCATGAGTCTCACCGCAAAGAGGCTTCGGACGGTTCGTTCGTATTGGTCTATATGGCCGATGACCACAGCAACTTTTTGTTGGAACTGACCTGGTTGCGTGACCATAGCCAACCATACGAATTGGGTGAGAACGAAAGCCATCTGTGCCTGCGTGTGGAAGGTGATTATGACGAAGTACGTAAGTTCCATAAAGAAATGGGATGTGTTTGTTTTGAAAATACAGCAATGGGGTTGTATTTCATCAATGATCCGGATGATTACTGGATTGAGATATTGCCGGTGAAATAA
- a CDS encoding DUF3805 domain-containing protein, whose protein sequence is MKYISPGGWFSLEYPMNWHEFEDTEESFLFYDPDRWTGNFRISAYKDEGVDYGQQCIAYELKENPSSTLVKVGEWDCAYSAETFQEEGAWYTTHIWVTGAGNLSLECSFTVPKGGDKHPAEEIIKSLQLRKEGVNYPREIIPIRVLEIGEVNAAFEWASTTIKKQLTKDFTSSEADLDSMQQVMDSGRFQAQQRMAWENFGIAFGTILVNEMEGMEWVTVIEDQKEYPALQFVHSEMVLNPAALIWEKAKRKLPCDLKSEFRKIKREAEAVLDDLNK, encoded by the coding sequence ATGAAATACATTTCTCCCGGTGGCTGGTTCTCATTGGAATATCCCATGAACTGGCACGAGTTTGAAGATACAGAAGAAAGCTTTTTATTTTATGATCCCGATCGGTGGACAGGGAACTTCCGCATATCGGCTTATAAGGATGAAGGGGTTGATTATGGTCAGCAATGCATCGCATACGAGTTAAAAGAAAATCCTTCTTCCACTTTGGTGAAAGTGGGCGAATGGGATTGTGCCTACAGTGCGGAAACTTTTCAAGAGGAAGGAGCCTGGTACACCACTCATATCTGGGTGACAGGTGCAGGTAATCTCTCTTTGGAATGTTCTTTTACCGTACCTAAAGGAGGTGATAAACACCCTGCTGAAGAGATAATCAAGTCTTTGCAGCTTCGTAAGGAAGGAGTGAATTATCCACGTGAAATTATCCCTATCCGTGTGCTGGAAATAGGGGAAGTGAATGCGGCTTTTGAATGGGCTTCCACTACCATAAAAAAACAATTGACCAAGGATTTCACTTCATCGGAAGCGGATCTTGACAGTATGCAGCAAGTGATGGATAGCGGACGTTTCCAGGCGCAGCAGCGCATGGCTTGGGAGAATTTCGGTATCGCTTTCGGGACGATTCTGGTGAACGAGATGGAAGGTATGGAATGGGTGACTGTGATAGAGGATCAGAAAGAATATCCCGCCTTGCAGTTTGTGCACTCGGAGATGGTTTTGAACCCGGCGGCATTGATTTGGGAAAAAGCTAAAAGGAAACTTCCCTGTGATCTTAAATCTGAATTCAGGAAAATAAAGCGCGAGGCGGAAGCTGTGCTGGATGATTTAAATAAATAG